In one Candidatus Pelagibacter sp. HTCC7211 genomic region, the following are encoded:
- a CDS encoding 4-(cytidine 5'-diphospho)-2-C-methyl-D-erythritol kinase, producing MKTYRVKSFAKINLALNVTGKLDLLHKIESIFYFINLHDTITIKQINSLDHRISYFGKFSKNIGRNNTITNLFKILDQEKLIRNKKFQIKINKNIPQQAGLGGGSMNAARILNFLIKKKYIKINQKKITDISNSIGSDVILGVDLKNGILKSNNNIKKFSNCNKFYVLLVKPNFGCSTKAIYSGVKNFTRSKYNRPKKIMFSPQYLSKQNNALENVAFLKYPKLKKIKLFLENLKQPLFVRMTGSGSVLVAYFHSKKDCDMAKVHFKRKYKNYWCNTSKTL from the coding sequence ATGAAGACATATCGAGTTAAATCATTTGCTAAAATTAATTTAGCATTAAATGTAACTGGTAAACTTGATTTATTGCATAAAATAGAGAGCATTTTTTATTTTATAAATTTACATGACACAATTACGATTAAACAAATTAATAGTCTAGATCATCGTATTTCTTATTTTGGAAAATTTTCTAAAAATATTGGTAGAAATAATACAATTACAAATTTATTTAAAATACTTGATCAAGAAAAGCTAATTAGAAATAAAAAATTTCAAATAAAGATAAATAAGAATATACCCCAGCAAGCAGGGCTTGGTGGAGGATCAATGAATGCAGCTAGAATTTTAAATTTTTTAATAAAAAAAAAATATATTAAAATAAATCAAAAAAAAATTACTGATATTTCTAACTCAATTGGATCAGATGTAATTCTTGGAGTGGATCTTAAAAATGGGATTTTAAAATCTAATAATAACATTAAAAAATTTTCTAACTGTAATAAATTTTATGTACTTTTGGTAAAGCCAAATTTTGGCTGTTCTACAAAGGCTATTTATTCAGGGGTTAAAAATTTTACAAGATCAAAATATAATAGACCAAAAAAGATAATGTTTAGTCCGCAATATTTGTCCAAACAAAATAATGCTTTAGAGAATGTTGCTTTTTTAAAATATCCAAAGCTTAAAAAAATCAAATTATTTCTAGAAAATTTAAAACAGCCATTATTTGTGAGAATGACTGGCTCAGGTTCAGTATTGGTTGCATATTTTCATTCAAAAAAAGATTGTGACATGGCAAAAGTTCATTTTAAAAGAAAATATAAAAATTATTGGTGTAATACATCAAAAACTCTATAA
- a CDS encoding tetratricopeptide repeat protein, which produces MFNKLVKVLALFLLFYQTQAYSKSASFNDFNSRDLTNYFSGIIAYENKENTDALKFFNASKVLLNKHNSYLKRYVNSLVLENKVAQAINIIKNKNNKNNVDFFNAYILLVIDSLKKNDFKKAEEYLIQSLKFKDQKRFNLVISETLRQYIYTFKNKKILNSKQNFGNLSLISQSFQRCYLDEKNTGSFFLNLINNQQGDYSRYIFFYINYLIDNQEIDEAKAIGDQLEYINSTLLLTQTKSWLDKNKLKEFNKIFSCKNHNDVISEFLFLISNLYSSQDDIEKSNFYLNLSSYLNPKFKFNLTLVAENFYLNKEYDKVKTVLKKFDKKDEFYYWFKVKKEAQIIIKEQGYEDGINFISSKFNNIGDQNLKMVFDIANFYKNSKKYKKAIEYYTQIISTLDENSDIKSDILYRRGGSFERLGNYKKADKDLLHSLEINPDDAYALNYLAYSWLERDYNIDEAFQMLEKAYSLKNNDPYIIDSIGWAYYLIDNYVEAEKYLKRAVELMPEDPIVNDHYGDILWKLNRKIQARYFWKNVLSFEDTDEDIRKNVQLKMIDGVTNS; this is translated from the coding sequence ATGTTTAATAAACTAGTAAAAGTATTAGCTCTTTTTTTATTATTCTACCAGACGCAAGCATATTCTAAAAGTGCTAGTTTTAATGACTTTAATTCCAGGGATTTAACAAATTATTTTTCTGGAATAATTGCATACGAAAATAAAGAAAATACTGATGCCTTAAAATTTTTTAATGCTTCAAAAGTTTTATTAAATAAACATAACTCTTATTTAAAAAGGTATGTAAACTCATTAGTCTTAGAAAACAAAGTTGCCCAAGCAATTAATATAATTAAAAATAAAAATAACAAAAATAATGTAGATTTTTTTAATGCATATATTTTATTAGTTATTGATAGCTTAAAAAAAAATGATTTTAAAAAAGCTGAAGAATATTTAATTCAAAGTTTAAAATTTAAAGATCAAAAAAGGTTTAATTTAGTAATTTCAGAAACTTTAAGACAATATATCTATACATTTAAAAACAAAAAAATTTTGAACAGTAAACAGAATTTTGGAAATTTATCTTTAATATCTCAATCATTTCAAAGATGTTATTTAGATGAAAAAAATACCGGCTCTTTCTTTCTAAATTTAATTAATAATCAGCAAGGAGATTATTCTAGGTATATATTTTTTTATATTAACTATTTAATTGATAATCAAGAAATAGATGAAGCAAAAGCCATCGGAGATCAATTAGAATATATTAATTCCACTTTATTATTAACCCAAACAAAAAGTTGGTTAGACAAAAATAAGTTAAAAGAGTTTAATAAAATTTTTTCATGCAAAAATCATAATGATGTAATAAGCGAATTTTTATTTTTGATTTCAAATCTTTATTCTTCTCAAGATGATATTGAAAAATCTAATTTTTATTTAAATTTATCCAGTTATTTGAACCCAAAATTTAAATTTAATTTAACTCTTGTAGCTGAGAATTTTTATCTCAATAAAGAATATGACAAAGTTAAAACAGTTTTAAAAAAATTTGATAAAAAAGATGAGTTTTACTATTGGTTTAAGGTAAAAAAAGAGGCACAAATTATCATTAAAGAACAAGGTTATGAAGATGGAATAAATTTCATAAGTTCGAAATTTAATAATATTGGTGATCAAAATTTAAAAATGGTTTTTGATATAGCCAACTTTTATAAGAATTCAAAAAAATATAAAAAAGCAATAGAGTATTATACACAGATTATCTCAACTCTAGATGAGAATTCAGATATTAAGTCAGATATATTATATAGAAGAGGAGGAAGTTTCGAGCGACTAGGCAATTACAAAAAAGCAGATAAAGATTTGCTGCATTCCCTAGAAATAAATCCTGATGATGCTTATGCACTTAATTATTTGGCATACTCTTGGTTGGAGCGTGATTATAATATAGACGAAGCATTTCAAATGTTGGAAAAGGCATACTCACTTAAAAATAATGATCCTTATATTATCGACTCAATTGGTTGGGCATATTATTTGATAGACAATTATGTTGAGGCAGAAAAGTATCTTAAAAGAGCAGTTGAATTAATGCCAGAGGATCCAATAGTAAATGATCATTATGGAGATATATTGTGGAAATTAAATCGAAAGATTCAAGCAAGATATTTTTGGAAAAACGTTTTAAGCTTTGAAGATACAGATGAAGATATTAGAAAAAATGTCCAATTAAAAATGATAGATGGTGTTACAAATTCTTAA
- a CDS encoding tRNA (cytidine(34)-2'-O)-methyltransferase, with product MTQNPSILRPKIALYEPDIPQNTAAIIRTCACLGAKLEIIEPCGFHLSDKRFKRVVMDYMDWDKINIYQSSDKFFKAKKNQRIVLMTTKASVSYTEFKFEKNDTILFGRESSGVPESVHQLINDRLKIPMSEDTRSLNIASSVAIILAESLRQTKLI from the coding sequence ATGACACAGAATCCATCAATTCTAAGACCTAAAATCGCATTATATGAGCCTGATATTCCTCAAAATACAGCTGCAATAATTAGAACTTGTGCTTGTTTAGGGGCCAAACTTGAAATAATAGAACCTTGTGGTTTTCATTTGAGTGATAAACGCTTCAAAAGAGTAGTGATGGATTATATGGATTGGGACAAAATTAATATATATCAAAGCTCTGATAAATTCTTTAAAGCGAAAAAGAATCAAAGAATTGTATTGATGACAACCAAAGCGTCAGTATCCTATACAGAATTTAAATTTGAAAAAAATGATACAATTTTATTTGGCAGAGAAAGTTCTGGAGTTCCTGAAAGTGTGCATCAATTAATAAATGATCGTCTCAAAATACCAATGAGTGAAGATACCAGGTCGCTTAATATTGCATCTTCGGTAGCAATTATTTTGGCAGAAAGTTTAAGACAAACTAAATTGATATAA
- a CDS encoding FAD-dependent monooxygenase, with protein sequence MKKIAIIGAGISGLFVANLFKENSDYSLSIYEKNSSIDMEEGYGIQLSTNSIKILNKIGFNALDQNEIFNPEKIDFYESIKEKKICDLNISEFNSENCKYTTLKRSKLVEFLKNRLDDNIIKYSHDIEKIEKNSNQITLTFNQNNKINCDHLIISDGVFSKSKSLISNEQIKPVYDNSIAIRGNISSSNISNINKKNISLFMGHDFHYVIYPLSNDNEAFNFIGILKYKLTVNKLDNFNLFKEETFIQSIKDKLQDKISATILDSLTNIKYFPVFVSKSYLKPVDNIFLVGDAFFAFPPSFAQGASQSIEGGYELFDNIINNKDHFYDSRASKIKMVNNRSKINQFAFHLSNPIIIFFRNICLKILTKNKKFLENYLGRIYKN encoded by the coding sequence ATGAAAAAAATAGCAATTATAGGAGCTGGGATTTCAGGTTTATTTGTTGCTAATTTATTCAAAGAAAATTCTGATTATTCATTATCAATTTACGAAAAAAATAGCTCAATTGATATGGAGGAGGGGTATGGAATACAATTATCTACAAATTCTATTAAAATTTTAAATAAAATTGGATTTAATGCTTTAGATCAAAATGAAATATTTAATCCTGAAAAAATTGATTTCTACGAAAGTATTAAAGAGAAAAAAATATGCGATCTAAATATATCAGAATTTAATTCTGAAAATTGTAAGTACACAACACTTAAAAGATCTAAATTAGTTGAATTTTTAAAAAATAGATTAGACGATAATATTATCAAATATAGTCATGATATTGAAAAAATTGAAAAAAATAGCAATCAAATTACTTTAACATTTAATCAAAATAATAAAATAAACTGCGATCATTTAATTATTTCCGATGGTGTTTTTTCTAAAAGTAAATCACTAATCTCTAATGAGCAAATAAAACCTGTTTATGATAATTCTATTGCAATAAGAGGGAATATTTCAAGCAGCAATATCAGCAATATAAATAAAAAAAATATTTCATTATTTATGGGCCATGATTTTCACTATGTGATTTATCCATTAAGTAATGATAATGAAGCATTTAATTTTATTGGTATCCTAAAATATAAATTAACAGTAAATAAGCTTGATAATTTTAATCTTTTTAAAGAAGAAACTTTCATTCAATCTATTAAAGACAAATTACAAGATAAAATTTCAGCTACTATTTTAGATAGTTTAACTAACATTAAATATTTCCCTGTTTTTGTTAGCAAAAGTTATCTCAAACCAGTTGATAATATATTTTTAGTTGGAGATGCTTTTTTTGCTTTTCCACCTTCTTTTGCACAAGGAGCATCACAATCTATTGAAGGTGGATATGAGTTATTTGACAATATTATAAATAACAAAGATCATTTCTATGATAGTAGAGCATCAAAAATAAAAATGGTAAATAATAGATCAAAAATAAATCAATTTGCCTTTCACTTGTCAAATCCAATAATTATTTTTTTTAGAAATATTTGTTTAAAGATTTTAACTAAAAATAAAAAATTTTTAGAAAATTATCTGGGAAGAATTTATAAAAATTAA
- a CDS encoding site-specific DNA-methyltransferase, which translates to MNTDFKNKIINGDSLEELKKIPSETFDLVFADPPYNLQLKNKLTRPDRSKVSAVDDKWDQFENFKKYDEFTYAWLTECKRILKKNGAIWVIGSYHNIFRVGTTIQNLGFWILNDVIWNKNNPMPNFRGTRFTNAHETLIWASKSEKSKYTFNYQSLKCLNDDLQMRSNWNLPICNGTERLKKNGKKVHSTQKPEALLHRILLASSNKDDMILDPFLGSGTTATVAKKLGRNFYGIEKEKTYFKAAEKRIKNAKPFEDNFLDTLKNNRSKPRIPFGSLVELGIIKPGTNIFDNKKKITARIMADGSIKHNQAEGSIHKVAATILGAESCNGWTYWHCDINGRTYPIDYLRQRLISKN; encoded by the coding sequence ATGAATACTGACTTTAAAAATAAAATTATTAATGGAGACAGCCTTGAAGAATTAAAAAAAATTCCAAGTGAGACTTTTGATTTAGTTTTTGCAGACCCACCATACAATTTGCAACTAAAGAATAAACTAACTAGACCAGATAGATCTAAAGTAAGTGCAGTTGATGATAAATGGGATCAATTTGAAAATTTTAAAAAATATGATGAATTTACATATGCATGGCTGACTGAGTGTAAAAGAATTTTAAAAAAAAATGGAGCTATTTGGGTAATAGGTAGTTATCACAATATTTTTAGAGTAGGAACTACAATTCAAAATTTAGGGTTCTGGATTTTAAATGACGTCATTTGGAATAAGAATAATCCTATGCCTAATTTTAGAGGCACAAGATTTACAAACGCTCACGAAACTTTAATTTGGGCTTCGAAAAGTGAAAAATCAAAATATACTTTTAATTATCAGTCACTTAAATGCTTAAACGATGATTTGCAGATGAGATCTAATTGGAATTTGCCAATTTGTAATGGAACTGAAAGATTAAAAAAAAATGGGAAAAAGGTTCATTCAACACAAAAACCAGAAGCATTATTGCACCGGATTTTATTAGCTTCATCAAATAAGGATGATATGATTTTAGATCCTTTTTTAGGATCAGGTACGACAGCTACTGTGGCTAAAAAATTAGGTAGAAATTTTTATGGTATTGAAAAAGAAAAAACTTATTTTAAAGCTGCTGAGAAAAGAATAAAAAATGCAAAACCCTTTGAGGATAATTTTTTAGATACTCTTAAAAATAATAGATCTAAACCGAGAATTCCATTTGGTTCATTGGTCGAGTTAGGGATAATTAAACCAGGAACTAATATTTTTGATAATAAGAAAAAAATTACTGCAAGAATAATGGCAGATGGAAGCATTAAGCATAATCAAGCCGAGGGCTCTATTCATAAAGTTGCTGCAACTATTCTAGGAGCCGAAAGTTGTAATGGTTGGACTTATTGGCATTGTGATATTAATGGAAGAACCTATCCGATTGACTATTTAAGACAAAGATTAATTTCAAAGAATTAA
- a CDS encoding ribonuclease HII, whose translation MKIIAGVDEVGRGSLIGPVYAAAVILNKNIDKKLLKDSKTISKIKRELLSNYIKKNSIWVIGKASVKEIDKINILQASLLAMKRAIKKLKKKPTQILIDGNKVPDIKNYNLKAIIKGDKKIPSISAASIIAKVARDKFITSLAKTNKGYHWDQNFGYGTKQHLKAIKKLGISKHHRKTFSPINNYKTHNI comes from the coding sequence ATGAAAATCATAGCTGGTGTCGACGAAGTTGGAAGAGGAAGTTTAATAGGACCTGTTTATGCAGCAGCAGTAATTTTAAATAAAAATATTGATAAGAAATTACTAAAAGACTCTAAGACTATTTCTAAAATTAAAAGAGAATTATTATCAAATTATATTAAAAAGAATTCAATTTGGGTAATTGGTAAAGCATCAGTTAAGGAAATAGATAAAATTAATATCTTACAAGCAAGTTTACTTGCAATGAAGAGAGCTATTAAAAAACTTAAAAAAAAACCTACACAAATTTTAATTGATGGAAATAAAGTTCCCGATATAAAAAATTATAATTTAAAAGCAATAATAAAAGGTGATAAAAAAATTCCTTCTATTTCTGCAGCATCAATTATTGCAAAGGTTGCTAGAGATAAATTTATAACATCATTGGCAAAAACAAATAAAGGATACCATTGGGATCAAAATTTTGGGTATGGAACTAAGCAACATTTAAAAGCTATTAAAAAGCTCGGTATCAGTAAGCATCATAGAAAAACCTTCTCACCTATAAATAATTACAAGACACACAATATCTAG
- a CDS encoding uracil-DNA glycosylase yields the protein MTKKLINQKGKLDEVLINTIEPNFIFADKPINRFNIINNNEDAHLGNKADLLKDLQSEINSIENCSLKDNSKNIVLGDGNINSPIMLIGEAPGIEEDKSGSTFKGEIGELLNKMLLAIGIKRQNIYCSYAINFRPPEDRKPTTLEIKRYSVFLKEHISIINPKIIILMGSSAMEAVTGINTKISSERGKWKETILKNKTYPVMISFNPSYLIRFPENKKYSWEDLKKIKKKIAELKIVI from the coding sequence ATGACTAAAAAACTTATAAATCAAAAAGGCAAATTAGACGAGGTATTAATAAATACAATAGAGCCAAACTTTATATTTGCAGATAAACCAATAAATAGATTTAACATAATTAATAACAATGAAGATGCTCATCTTGGAAATAAAGCTGATTTATTAAAAGATTTACAAAGTGAAATAAATTCAATTGAAAATTGTAGTTTAAAAGACAATTCTAAAAATATTGTTCTAGGTGATGGAAATATTAATAGCCCGATCATGTTAATTGGTGAAGCACCAGGAATAGAAGAAGATAAATCTGGCTCAACATTTAAGGGTGAAATTGGAGAACTATTAAATAAAATGCTGCTAGCAATTGGAATAAAAAGACAAAATATTTATTGCAGTTATGCAATAAATTTTAGACCACCAGAAGATCGTAAGCCTACTACACTAGAAATTAAAAGATATTCAGTTTTTCTTAAAGAACATATTTCAATAATTAATCCAAAAATTATTATTTTAATGGGAAGCTCAGCAATGGAGGCTGTAACTGGCATTAATACCAAAATATCATCTGAAAGGGGTAAATGGAAAGAAACAATACTAAAAAATAAAACCTATCCAGTAATGATATCTTTTAATCCTTCTTATCTAATTAGATTTCCAGAAAATAAAAAATATTCTTGGGAGGATTTAAAAAAAATTAAAAAGAAAATTGCTGAATTAAAAATTGTTATTTAA
- a CDS encoding CCA tRNA nucleotidyltransferase: MNNFLDKIFLRYQNLDYISKNLKDITTNTSANKIFDAINSYSENSEVRYVGGCVRKIIKKEAIDDIDLATNLKPNEVCEALKKNKIDYYETGIEHGTITALIDKQKYEITSLRKDILTDGRHAKIEFSSDWKEDAERRDFSINSIYSDKNGNLFDPNNGKKDLEEGLINFIGDTENRIKEDYLRILRYVRFFINYSNHKHRPEIIKIIKRNIDGISKLSSERLLDEFKKITNSKNFLKLFEDDLSLELLYLIFPQFKNLENFKKLNSYAKNNIFNIDFIFLLSLMVIDGTDNTEYFLYKFNISKIDQKRLKMINSFYNEGINIKKFTKKNLNKYLYYNGNEAVIDIINFKIFKSNKVEKKLINLLEYYKDKVIPIIPITAKTLMNDFNIPEGKTLGNKFKSIEEIWVNNGFKISDKQVQKVIKS; the protein is encoded by the coding sequence ATGAATAATTTTTTAGATAAAATTTTTTTAAGATATCAAAATCTTGATTACATTAGTAAAAATCTCAAAGATATAACCACCAATACATCTGCAAATAAAATTTTTGATGCAATTAATAGTTACTCAGAAAATAGTGAAGTGAGATATGTAGGAGGGTGCGTAAGAAAAATTATAAAAAAAGAAGCCATTGACGATATTGACCTTGCCACAAATTTAAAACCAAATGAAGTTTGTGAAGCCTTAAAAAAAAATAAAATTGATTACTATGAAACTGGAATTGAACATGGAACAATTACAGCATTAATTGATAAACAAAAATATGAAATTACATCTTTAAGAAAAGATATCCTTACAGATGGAAGACATGCCAAGATAGAATTTTCATCAGATTGGAAAGAGGATGCAGAAAGAAGAGACTTCTCAATTAATTCAATTTATTCTGATAAAAATGGCAACTTATTTGATCCTAACAATGGAAAGAAAGATTTAGAGGAAGGCTTAATAAACTTCATAGGTGATACAGAAAATAGAATAAAAGAGGATTACTTAAGAATTCTAAGATATGTACGTTTTTTTATAAATTATTCAAATCACAAACATAGACCAGAAATAATTAAAATAATAAAAAGAAATATCGATGGAATATCAAAATTATCTAGTGAAAGATTGTTAGATGAATTTAAAAAAATAACTAATTCGAAGAATTTTTTAAAATTATTTGAAGACGATCTAAGCTTAGAGCTTCTATATCTTATATTTCCTCAATTTAAAAATTTAGAAAATTTTAAAAAACTAAACTCATATGCAAAAAATAATATATTTAATATCGATTTTATTTTTTTATTATCTCTCATGGTAATTGATGGAACTGATAATACTGAATATTTTTTATATAAGTTTAATATTTCTAAAATAGATCAGAAAAGGCTAAAAATGATTAATTCCTTTTATAACGAAGGAATAAATATAAAAAAATTTACAAAAAAAAATCTTAATAAATATTTATATTATAATGGTAATGAAGCAGTAATCGATATTATAAATTTTAAGATTTTTAAATCTAACAAAGTTGAAAAAAAATTAATAAATTTACTCGAATACTACAAAGATAAAGTAATTCCAATAATACCAATAACAGCAAAGACACTAATGAATGATTTTAATATTCCCGAAGGTAAAACTTTAGGAAATAAATTTAAATCGATCGAAGAGATTTGGGTTAATAATGGTTTTAAAATTTCAGATAAACAAGTTCAAAAAGTTATTAAGAGTTAG
- the greA gene encoding transcription elongation factor GreA produces the protein MDKEPITLNGLNKLKEELIFLKEKKRPEIVAAIAEARSHGDLKENAEYHAAKEEQSHNEGRITEIDDIIARANVIDVTKLNNDGKVIFGSTVFLENLDNGEKISYKIVGKDEADLKQKLIFFQSPIGRGLIGKNKNDLVEITTPAGIKNFEIKDVQYI, from the coding sequence ATGGATAAAGAGCCAATAACACTGAACGGTTTGAATAAATTGAAAGAAGAATTAATTTTTTTAAAAGAAAAAAAAAGGCCTGAAATAGTTGCTGCTATTGCTGAAGCTAGATCACATGGTGATCTAAAAGAAAATGCTGAATACCACGCGGCAAAAGAAGAACAATCACATAATGAAGGTAGAATAACTGAAATTGATGATATTATTGCTAGAGCAAATGTTATTGACGTAACTAAATTAAATAATGATGGAAAAGTTATTTTTGGCTCAACGGTATTTTTAGAAAATTTAGATAATGGAGAAAAGATCAGTTATAAAATTGTTGGAAAAGACGAAGCTGATTTAAAACAAAAACTAATTTTTTTTCAATCTCCAATAGGCAGAGGATTAATTGGAAAAAACAAAAATGATTTAGTTGAAATAACTACACCAGCAGGAATTAAAAACTTTGAGATCAAAGATGTTCAATATATCTAA
- the hemF gene encoding oxygen-dependent coproporphyrinogen oxidase: protein MDNEIKKDLASNWFKLLQNAICDDIIKLENNKINFQSTTWKRSKSKNEGGGEYRILKDGKIFEKVGVNFSKVNGKFPKKFQKNILGASKDPRFWASGISIVMHMQNPHIPAMHFNTRYICTTQNWFGGGMDVTPAIKDNQEKSKFHKTLKTMCDRHSKKYYKKYKKWCDEYFYLPHRKEARGIGGIFFDYKKNDFENDFKFVRDVGVTFQMLFNSIIKKKIKKKWTFKDKEMQYVKRGRYAEFNLLYDRGTKFGLQTGGNVEGILMSLPPIVKWK, encoded by the coding sequence ATGGATAACGAAATTAAAAAAGATCTAGCTAGTAATTGGTTTAAATTACTTCAAAATGCAATATGTGATGACATCATAAAGTTAGAAAATAATAAAATCAATTTTCAATCAACAACATGGAAAAGAAGTAAAAGTAAAAATGAAGGTGGTGGTGAATATAGAATTTTAAAAGATGGTAAAATTTTTGAAAAAGTTGGTGTTAACTTTTCAAAAGTTAATGGAAAATTTCCAAAAAAATTTCAAAAAAATATTCTAGGAGCTAGTAAGGATCCTCGGTTCTGGGCTTCAGGAATTTCAATAGTGATGCACATGCAAAATCCACATATTCCAGCTATGCATTTTAACACTAGATATATTTGTACAACACAAAATTGGTTTGGTGGAGGTATGGATGTTACTCCTGCAATCAAAGATAATCAGGAAAAAAGTAAATTTCATAAAACTTTAAAAACAATGTGCGATCGACATAGTAAAAAATATTATAAAAAATACAAAAAATGGTGTGATGAATATTTTTACTTACCACATAGAAAAGAAGCAAGGGGAATTGGTGGTATCTTTTTTGATTATAAAAAGAATGATTTTGAAAATGATTTTAAATTTGTGAGAGATGTTGGTGTTACATTTCAAATGTTATTTAACTCGATTATTAAAAAAAAGATAAAAAAAAAATGGACTTTTAAAGATAAAGAGATGCAATATGTAAAAAGAGGACGATACGCAGAGTTTAATTTATTGTATGATAGAGGAACAAAATTTGGTCTACAAACTGGGGGTAATGTTGAAGGAATTTTAATGTCGTTACCACCAATTGTAAAATGGAAATAA
- the petA gene encoding ubiquinol-cytochrome c reductase iron-sulfur subunit — protein sequence MSDKKTERRDFLFTASYAVGAVGAAAVVWPLIDQMNPDASVKALASTEVDISSVKRGNTITVLWRGKPVFIRRRTEEEIKEARSVKMEDLIHPEKDEDRAKNPEWLVMLGVCTHLGCVPLNDKGDYDGWFCPCHGSHYDTSGRIRKGPAPLNMEVPKYEFVNANTIKIG from the coding sequence ATGTCAGACAAAAAAACAGAAAGACGAGACTTTTTATTTACAGCCTCATATGCTGTTGGTGCTGTAGGTGCTGCCGCAGTTGTTTGGCCACTTATAGACCAGATGAATCCAGATGCATCTGTTAAAGCATTAGCTAGCACAGAAGTAGATATTAGCTCAGTTAAGCGAGGAAATACAATTACAGTTCTATGGAGAGGTAAACCAGTTTTTATCAGAAGACGAACAGAAGAAGAAATTAAAGAAGCTAGATCTGTAAAGATGGAAGATTTAATACATCCTGAAAAAGATGAAGATAGAGCAAAAAATCCGGAGTGGCTTGTTATGCTTGGTGTTTGCACTCACTTAGGTTGCGTTCCATTAAATGATAAAGGTGATTATGATGGATGGTTTTGTCCTTGTCATGGTTCTCATTATGATACTTCTGGAAGAATTAGAAAAGGTCCTGCACCATTAAACATGGAAGTTCCAAAATATGAATTTGTTAACGCTAATACAATTAAAATTGGATAA